In the genome of Anabaena cylindrica PCC 7122, the window TACTTTCTTAAATCAATCGACATCTCGGATTCAGACATTAGCACAATTACTTTCACAAGATGAACGCACTAGATCCGAGCGTTTTTACTTGGAACGAGATAGAAAACGTTTCATTGTTGGACGAGGTTTACTAAGGACAATATTAGGTTCTTACTTGGGAACGAATGCTAGTCAATTACAATTTTGTTATGGACAACATGGTAAGCCGACTTTGGCAGAAACATCTGGTGGTAGTGTCTTGAGTTTTAATTTATCTCATTCTCACGAATTGGTTTTGTATGCCATAACCCGCAAACGACAAATTGGTGTTGATATTGAATATATCCGTCCTATTTCTGACTTTGAACAAATTGCCGATCGATGTTTTTCCGAGCGAGAAAAAAATGTTTTTCATCAATTACCTAAAGATGAAAAATTAGGGGCATTTTTTAATTGTTGGACTTGCAAAGAAGCTTATTTAAAAGCTACTGGCTATGGACTACTTTTTCCGATGGATCAGTTAGATGTTTCATTATCTCCTAAAGAACCAGTTCAACTCTATAGCATCAAAGGCGATCGCTCTACTGTCACTCGTTGGTCACTGCAATATCTGATACCTGCTTTTGGTTATGTCGGCGCTTTAGCTGTAGAAGGACACGATTGGCAGCTTAAATGCTGGCAATGGGAGTAATAGGAAGGAGATAGAGACAAAGTAGTGATTTCTACTTCATCTCACTACTTCCTAATATACATCCCTAATTAGCGAAAGAATTTCCCTTGATTATATCTTTGACATTCCGTAAATTTAACTATGTCACTAATAACTGTAACTTAAATATTCGCAGATAAAATATTGAGGAGTTGCAGGAATACTCTAACAATCGATAATAATAAGCTGATCGCAGTATTCAGGACTCAAATTTTCAATTACTTTAGTTAATTTCCAGCTTTTCTCAGATAAATACCCTGATTAATTTGTACCCAATTAGGGAATAAAAATATTTTCCCAGCCCACAGTTCTTATTTTCTCATACCAAGTAAAAGGTAGTATGAATGTGTCTTTTCCTAACTTGCAATTTTCTTCATTAGTAGAACTTCTACGTCACAGAGCTTTACACCAACCTGATAGATTAGCGTTTGTTTTTTTACAGGATGGAGAAATAGAGACAGCTAGTTTAACTTACCAAGAATTAGATACCCAAGTACGAGCGATCGCAGCTCATCTCCAATCTATCGGAGCTAGTGGCGAACGAGCTTTATTACTGTATCCATCTGGCTTAGAATTTATTACCGCTTTCTTCGGCTGTTTATATGCAGGGGTAGTAGCGGTTCCGGCTTATCCACCAAAACAAAATCAAAAGCTCACTAGATTACAGTCAATCATTACAGATGCCCAAGCCAAAGTAGCTCTGACGACTAAATCTTTATTTGAGAACATTCAAGGACGCTTTACCCAAGATCCAGAACTCACAAAAATCGAAGTACTGGCCACTGATGAAATTACCCAAGAATTAGCCACCAACTGGCAAAACCCGAAAGTAGACAGCAACATTTTGGCTTTTTTGCAATATACTTCGGGTTCCACTGGTACACCAAAGGGAGTCATGGTGAGTCATGGCAATCTGTTACAGAACTTGGAGTACATTAAACAGGCATTTGAACTTACTCCTGATACGGTGTCTGTGTCTTGGTTACCCGGTTTCCATGATATGGGTCTAATTGATGGACATTTACAACCTATATACACAGGATTTAAATGTATCCTCATGCCCCCTGCATCCTTTGTGCAGCGACCAATTCGCTGGTTACAAGTAATTTCCCGCTATCAAGCTAATCATTCCGGTGGCCCCAACTTTGGTTATGACCTTTGTGCTAGTAGCAAACTCACTCCAGAACAAATAGAATCCCTCGACTTGAGTCATTGGCATAGCGCTTACAGTGGTTCTGAACCTGTGCGTAAAGAAACAATGGAACGGTTTGCCACTAAATTTAAACCGGCTGGCTTCCAAACTAAATTTTTCTACCCCTGTTACGGATTGGCGGAATCTACCTTGATGGTTTCCGGTGGCAACATCCAAGATGAACCGATTTACTTTCAAGTCGAAGCCGAAGCACTCGAACAAAACCGTATTGTTTTAGCTAACAAAAATACCAAAAATATTAGATATTTGGTAGGGTGTGGCCACTCTTGGCTAGATACGCAAATTCTCATTGTTAACCCAGAAACAATGGAGTCCTGTGCCGCTAACGAAGTTGGAGAAATTTGGGTTTCTGGTTATAGTGTGGCGCAAGGTTATTGGCAAAGACCAGAAACGACAGCACAAACATTTCAAGCTTGTTTAGCAGACGAACAAGGCCCATTTCTCCGCACTGGTGATTTTGGATTTCTGCACAATGGTGAGGTGTTCGTCACCGGACGCGTTAAGGATATGATTATTATCCGGGGTCGCAACCACTATCCCCAGGATATCGAAGCGACGGCGGTCAAAAGTCATCCAGCTTTACGAATTGGTTTTGCGGCAGCATTTGCTGTGGAAGTAGATGGCGAAGAACAACTTGTTGTGATTTCTGAGGTGGAACGGACTGCCATTCGCAAACTGAATATCGATGAAGTGGTGAAAACTATCCGGCAAGCGGTAACTGAGGAACACGAACTTCAAGTTTATGCTGTGGTACTGCTCAAGCCTGCAAGTATCCCTAAAACTTCTAGTGGGAAAATTCAGCGTCATGCCTGTCGCACCAAGTTTTTGGAGGGAAATCTAGATGTTGTGGATATGTGGCAAAGTAGCCAAACTCCCACAGCCAAGATTGAACCTCCTCGGCCATTGCAGACTTTAAACAAACAAGCAGAAACAATCCAAGCTTGGTTAGTAGATAAAGTTGCACAGCAGTTAAAAATTGCACCGCAAGTCATCGATGTTCAAGAACCCTTTGCTCGCTATGGTGTAGATTCACTAGCGGCAATGATGCTGTCTACAGAATTAGAAGATTGGTTGCAGTTGAGCCTTTCTCCGACTTTAGTTTATGATTATCCCTCCATTGCTACCTTAGCTGCACATTTAGCCGTGGTGGTGGAAAATTCCCAGCCAGAAGAAGTGGAGGAGACAAGCCAAGAGAAAGAACCCCAATTTCCCGATGCGATCGCAGTGATTGGCATCGGTTGTCGTTTTCCTGGGGCTAAAAATCCCGAAGCCTTTTGGCAATTGTTACAAAATGGTACAGATGCCATTGTCGAAGTACCGAGCGATCGCTGGGATATTCATCAAGTTTATGATGCCCAACCTGCAACACCAGGGAAAATGAACACCAGTTGGGGTGGATTCCTAGAAGATGTGGATCAATTTGACGCTGCTTTTTTTGGCATTAGTCCCCGTGAAGCCGAAAGTATAGACCCGCAACAACGTCTAGTTTTAGAAGTCAGTTGGGAAGCCATAGAAAATGCCGGGATTGCTCCACAAAAATTAAAAGGCAGTCAAACTGGAGTATTTATCGGCATTAGCACCAACGATTATGCACGATTGCAGTTTAATCATCCCAGTGGCACTGATGCTTACTTTGGTACTAGCTCTGCGTTCAGCATTGCAGCTAATCGTTTATCTTACTTATTAGATTTACGCGGGCCAAGTTGGATAGTAGATACCGCTTGTTCTTCCTCACTGGTGGCGGTGCATCAAGCTTGTCAAAGCCTCCTGCAAGGAGAATCAAAACTAGCTTTAGCTGGTGGGGTAAATCTCATCTTAACGCCGGAATTAACGATCACCTTTTCCCAAGCGCAAATGATGGCAGCAGATGGTCACTGTAAGACATTCGATGCCAATGCCAACGGTTATGTTCGCGGTGAAGGCTGCGGTATGGTTGTTCTGAAGCGCCTCAGTGATGCCCAGAAAGACGGAGACAATATTCTCGGTGTGATCAGAGGCTCGGCAGTTAATCAAGATGGTCGCAGCAACGGATTAACAGCACCAAATGGCCCTTCTCAGCAAGCAGTTGTTCGTCAGGCGTTAGCCAAGGCGCAAGTCCAGCCTGCACAAATTAGTTATGTAGAAACTCACGGTACTGGTACTCCTTTGGGAGATCCCATTGAGGTGAATTCTTTAAAAGAAGTACTGACCCAGGGAAGAACGCCTTCATGTATCTGTTGGATTGGCTCAGTCAAAACTAATATTGGTCATTTGGAGGCTGCATCTGGAATCGCCAGTTTAATTAAAGTAGTTTTGTCCTTACAGCATCAAGAAATTCCGCCTCATCTACATCTACAACAACTTAACCCTCATATCAAAATCAAAGACACAGGCTTGTCAATTCCCACTCAACGCCAAACATGGACTAAAGGTAAAGAACAGCGATTTGCTGGCGTAAGTGCCTTCGGGTTTGGTGGTACTAATGCTCATTTGATTCTAGAAGAAGCACCACAAGTAAGTCACAAAGAACAAGAATTTGAGCGTCCCCAGCACTTACTGACGCTTTCTGCTAAGAGTCAAACCGCGTTGCAGGAATTAGCACAGAAGTATGAGCAATTTTTAGCAACTAATTCACAAGTTGCCCTAGCTGATGTTTGTTTCACTAGTAACACTGGGCGATCGCATTTTGAGCATCGGCTGGCAGTGGTAACTGAATCTACGACCCAATTAAGCGAACAACTACGGACTTTTGCCAATTCTCAACCCAGTTCAGTTTTACTCAGTCAACCAGAAACTAGCAAACATCGTAAAATCGCCTTTCTGTTTACCGGACAGGGTTCTCAGTATCCTGGTATGGGTAGGCAACTCTACGAAACTCAACCAGTTTTTCGCCGCACCTTGGAACGTTGTGAGCAAATTCTCCGGCCTTATCTAGAGCAACCTTTATTGTCTGTGATTTACCCTGAGTCTGATAGTAACTCAGTGTTAAATGAAACTGCGTATACGCAACCAGCATTATTTGCCTTGGAATATGCCCTGTTTGAACTGTGGAAATCTTGGGGAATTGTTCCAGATATCGTTATTGGTCACAGTGTGGGCGAATATGCGGCTGCTTGTGCGGCTGGAGTGTTCAGTTTAGAAGATGGTTTGAAATTGATCGCCCACAGAGCCAAGCTCATGCAGTCCTTGCCTCCTAATGGCATGATGGCAGCAGTTTTCACCAATGAACAAAGAGTAGCAGAGGCAATCGCATCTTATCCAGAGGTATCTATTGCTACGGTCAATAGTCCCAAGCAAACAGTAATTTCCGGTACCAAAGCAGCTATCCAGGAAATTCTGCAACAATTGGAGTCTCAGAAAATTTCTGCCAAAGCTTTGAGAGTTTCTCACGCTTTTCACTCTCCTTTAATGAACCCAATGCTGGAGGCTTTTACAGAAATTGCCGCCTCAGTGCAGTTTAACGCGCCTAGCATTCCTTTGGTTTCCAATTTGACAGGCGAAATCCTCAGTCATCAAGATATTCCCGATGCTAATTATTGGTGTCATCATATTCGAGAAGCGGTGAGATTTTCCGCCGGGATGGAAACACTGCATCGTCAAGGCTATGAATTATTTCTGGAAATTGGCCCGAATGCCACCCTATCAAATCTCGGAAAACAGTGTTTACCCCAGGGAACAGGAACTTGGTTAACTTCTCTCACCAAAGAAGACAATTGGCAATCAATACTCAAGAGTTTGGCCACACTTTATACCCAGGGTGTAGATGTGGACTGGTGTGGATTTGACCAAGATTTTACACGTCATAAGTTAGCACTCCCCACTTATCCATTCCAGCGCCAACGTTTTTGGATTCAAACTGACGAAAGAAATCAGACAAAATTGGGTACTCAACCAGAACCACAGTTAACTTCTCCTCCTCTCGACCAACCAACATCGCAACCATATTTCTATAGCTGGCAATGGCAACCACAGCAGCTAGTGGAACCCAAAGAGATTTTATCTGGAGTTGTTCTAATATTTAAGGACGCTCAAATGGTTGGTAAAAACCTAGAAAAGTTATTTGACCCCGCAAAATACACTGTTTACTTTGTCACGGCCGGTCAAAAATTCCAACAAAATACAGAATGGCACTTTACTATTAATCCTGCCTCACCGTCCGACTATGAGCAACTGATTCAAACTTTAAAACAGCAAGGGCTGACAATTACAGCTATTATCCACCTGTGGAATTACCATCAAGCTGCCATCTCCCGATTGCCTATCAATGCTCATGATGCTTTACTGCAAGAAGGTATGTACAGTGTGTTGTATTTGGGGCAAGCACTGATTAAACATGATGCCAATTCTGCAATCAGTTTCCTGCTGTTAACTCAGGGTGCTTATGTAACCTCTGCTCATGAACATCTCCAGGGATTACACCAAGCAATGGGAGCAACTTTAGCCCAGACGCTAACCCAAGAACACAGCAACATTCAAACCAAGGTAGTAGATATTACACCTGCAAGTGAATCTTCAGAAACATTAGCTCAAATTTTGTATAAAGAACTGCAAACCCAACCAGATTCAGAAGGAATTGTAGTTCTCCGTCAAGGACAACGGTTGATCCGTACTTTAGAAAGCATGGAAATTTCTGCTAGTCAGGAATATCAGCCAGTCTTAACACCGGGAGATACTTGGTTAATTACCGGTGGTGTCAGTGATGTAGCCGCCGAAATCGCTCAGGGAATGGTCAGCCGCGCCCCCATTAATTTAGTCCTAACTGGTCGTCATCCCCTACCATCAAAAACAGAGTGGTACTTGCATCAAGGTGACGATAGCACCAGTAAACGCATCCGCATAATCCAAAACCTAGAAAAACTAGGGGCTACGGTGTTGTATTACGCTGTCGATGTGACAGATGCCGAAGGGATGCAGCAGTTAATGGTAAACATCCGTGAGCGCTTTGGGCATTTACACGGTGTTATCCACGCGGCGGGAGTACAGGATCGAACGAGATTCAAGTTAGCGCAAAAAACACCAGAAACAGTTGCTAGTGTGCTTGCTCCCAAAGTCGAGGGAACGATGATTTTAGATCATCTCACCCAAGACGAACCTCTAAAATGCTTTGCTGTCATCTCCTCAGCTGCTGCATCTAAGGCGGAATGGAGTGCGAACTTGGGAGATTATGCGGCAGCAAATATTTTCCTGGATAATTATGCCACATACCGCAGTCAACGAGGCGCACCAGGACATTCCCTCGCTGTTAATTTCTCCCTGTGGCGTGATAAGGGAATGGTCAAAATTGGTGGACAAAAGCTGGTGATGTGGGCGCAAGTGAAAGGATTAAAGCTTCTAGAAACAGATATGGCTGTAAATGCCTTTATTACAAGTTTGTCCTCGGACAGTTCTGTGATTCACATTATAGATTTGCTGGAGTTAGAAACAACTCAAGTGTCGGCAGAAAAAGAAAATATTTCTGCGCCTCCTCCAAATATGCGCCGTCTAGTCCGGGAAACAATTAGTCAATATTTGGCGGTTCCCCAACATGAAGTAGAAGGATATCGGTCTTTTCCAGAGTTGGGACTAGATTCCCTGGGGGCTGTAGAAGCAATCAAGCAATTGAGTTTAACTCTCAAACAGCAATTATCTC includes:
- a CDS encoding 4'-phosphopantetheinyl transferase family protein translates to MITVDYLWRSPPTNWSLLSEDVHVWCTFLNQSTSRIQTLAQLLSQDERTRSERFYLERDRKRFIVGRGLLRTILGSYLGTNASQLQFCYGQHGKPTLAETSGGSVLSFNLSHSHELVLYAITRKRQIGVDIEYIRPISDFEQIADRCFSEREKNVFHQLPKDEKLGAFFNCWTCKEAYLKATGYGLLFPMDQLDVSLSPKEPVQLYSIKGDRSTVTRWSLQYLIPAFGYVGALAVEGHDWQLKCWQWE
- a CDS encoding type I polyketide synthase, translated to MNVSFPNLQFSSLVELLRHRALHQPDRLAFVFLQDGEIETASLTYQELDTQVRAIAAHLQSIGASGERALLLYPSGLEFITAFFGCLYAGVVAVPAYPPKQNQKLTRLQSIITDAQAKVALTTKSLFENIQGRFTQDPELTKIEVLATDEITQELATNWQNPKVDSNILAFLQYTSGSTGTPKGVMVSHGNLLQNLEYIKQAFELTPDTVSVSWLPGFHDMGLIDGHLQPIYTGFKCILMPPASFVQRPIRWLQVISRYQANHSGGPNFGYDLCASSKLTPEQIESLDLSHWHSAYSGSEPVRKETMERFATKFKPAGFQTKFFYPCYGLAESTLMVSGGNIQDEPIYFQVEAEALEQNRIVLANKNTKNIRYLVGCGHSWLDTQILIVNPETMESCAANEVGEIWVSGYSVAQGYWQRPETTAQTFQACLADEQGPFLRTGDFGFLHNGEVFVTGRVKDMIIIRGRNHYPQDIEATAVKSHPALRIGFAAAFAVEVDGEEQLVVISEVERTAIRKLNIDEVVKTIRQAVTEEHELQVYAVVLLKPASIPKTSSGKIQRHACRTKFLEGNLDVVDMWQSSQTPTAKIEPPRPLQTLNKQAETIQAWLVDKVAQQLKIAPQVIDVQEPFARYGVDSLAAMMLSTELEDWLQLSLSPTLVYDYPSIATLAAHLAVVVENSQPEEVEETSQEKEPQFPDAIAVIGIGCRFPGAKNPEAFWQLLQNGTDAIVEVPSDRWDIHQVYDAQPATPGKMNTSWGGFLEDVDQFDAAFFGISPREAESIDPQQRLVLEVSWEAIENAGIAPQKLKGSQTGVFIGISTNDYARLQFNHPSGTDAYFGTSSAFSIAANRLSYLLDLRGPSWIVDTACSSSLVAVHQACQSLLQGESKLALAGGVNLILTPELTITFSQAQMMAADGHCKTFDANANGYVRGEGCGMVVLKRLSDAQKDGDNILGVIRGSAVNQDGRSNGLTAPNGPSQQAVVRQALAKAQVQPAQISYVETHGTGTPLGDPIEVNSLKEVLTQGRTPSCICWIGSVKTNIGHLEAASGIASLIKVVLSLQHQEIPPHLHLQQLNPHIKIKDTGLSIPTQRQTWTKGKEQRFAGVSAFGFGGTNAHLILEEAPQVSHKEQEFERPQHLLTLSAKSQTALQELAQKYEQFLATNSQVALADVCFTSNTGRSHFEHRLAVVTESTTQLSEQLRTFANSQPSSVLLSQPETSKHRKIAFLFTGQGSQYPGMGRQLYETQPVFRRTLERCEQILRPYLEQPLLSVIYPESDSNSVLNETAYTQPALFALEYALFELWKSWGIVPDIVIGHSVGEYAAACAAGVFSLEDGLKLIAHRAKLMQSLPPNGMMAAVFTNEQRVAEAIASYPEVSIATVNSPKQTVISGTKAAIQEILQQLESQKISAKALRVSHAFHSPLMNPMLEAFTEIAASVQFNAPSIPLVSNLTGEILSHQDIPDANYWCHHIREAVRFSAGMETLHRQGYELFLEIGPNATLSNLGKQCLPQGTGTWLTSLTKEDNWQSILKSLATLYTQGVDVDWCGFDQDFTRHKLALPTYPFQRQRFWIQTDERNQTKLGTQPEPQLTSPPLDQPTSQPYFYSWQWQPQQLVEPKEILSGVVLIFKDAQMVGKNLEKLFDPAKYTVYFVTAGQKFQQNTEWHFTINPASPSDYEQLIQTLKQQGLTITAIIHLWNYHQAAISRLPINAHDALLQEGMYSVLYLGQALIKHDANSAISFLLLTQGAYVTSAHEHLQGLHQAMGATLAQTLTQEHSNIQTKVVDITPASESSETLAQILYKELQTQPDSEGIVVLRQGQRLIRTLESMEISASQEYQPVLTPGDTWLITGGVSDVAAEIAQGMVSRAPINLVLTGRHPLPSKTEWYLHQGDDSTSKRIRIIQNLEKLGATVLYYAVDVTDAEGMQQLMVNIRERFGHLHGVIHAAGVQDRTRFKLAQKTPETVASVLAPKVEGTMILDHLTQDEPLKCFAVISSAAASKAEWSANLGDYAAANIFLDNYATYRSQRGAPGHSLAVNFSLWRDKGMVKIGGQKLVMWAQVKGLKLLETDMAVNAFITSLSSDSSVIHIIDLLELETTQVSAEKENISAPPPNMRRLVRETISQYLAVPQHEVEGYRSFPELGLDSLGAVEAIKQLSLTLKQQLSPTLFFEYGTPDDLADHLEKQYGASIVSSAVTPINKPKVEPPVKHLMAQPSNFKSMEVKQQDIAIIGMGCKIPGADNLEQYWQLLSEKRSVIQEVPSDRWSVADYYEENGTTPYKTYCKRGGFIENPFDFDPMFFGISPREATVMDPQQRVFLEVAWQALQQAGYGSRYRTKDIAVFVGGEQINYIEHFFNYQYYSVLQQRLQNSALFKRLSTAEHKDLLDMLSEVLQPSEMLPEATAGNELNQIAARLSHCLDLIGPSMEVSTACSSSLVALHLACESIRAGDTSMAIAGGINLNLSPTPFTFLSRVQALSPTGECYPFDSRANGMVVGEGTGVVILKPLRKALEDGDYIHAVIKGSAINNDGHSQGITAPKPEGQAETIRRAYTKFGIDPETISYIETHGTGTALGDPVEVEGMTKAFRDFTNLKSFCGIGSVKSSIGHLLAGSGIVSLIKVVLAMQHGKIPATVGFEQPNPHINFDNTPFYVVGGQGKPWSSNGELLRAGVNGFGFGGTNCHVIVEQSPLSSAIKSPEPTSSLSPHLLCLTARNQKVLKEVVQQLHEHIIKHPEQELSEICFTLSNSQRELAYKTALVVNDRQHLLDSLNAICLDQINSNVQIDRSNPQKATPTYLVLDNSSNLTPEDAKLLSDRFPEFRKAYADCEFLWRHTVNSDFSQKAHTFAAQYAVCNLLMSLQLQPTALLAEGIGILVGACLTATLSLKQAIVLLANLEEKQINKSVEEPRLEATSLTVWTCPIVTSSEVLKSSSNLTSEKLQSLLQVSGALKIADCQDVCSEHGAYLYLGDSASIKQQLGITDELQVWIQAQKKSTIIDCLLTMISRLYVAGVQFNSVALFPKGLRKVLLPTYPFERKTYKAPIYYSQLENLHDIQQALNMDCLVLVEQLPPLSHEQRYSSYKALIEKFGFSYPSLDNLHN